The following are from one region of the Colius striatus isolate bColStr4 chromosome Z, bColStr4.1.hap1, whole genome shotgun sequence genome:
- the MRPL17 gene encoding large ribosomal subunit protein bL17m: MRLSVAAAISHGRVYRRLGLGPRSRLDLLRNLVTALVRHERVEAPWARADEMRGYAERLIDYAKLGDTNERAMRLANFWLTEKDLIHKLFKVLAPRFQTQSGNYTRLLQIPNRDELDRAKMAVIELKGNPFPPLICQRRDTEKTLLNQLLKGYREDMQQAAAPQAPEGTPV, encoded by the exons ATGCGGCTGTCGGTGGCGGCCGCCATCTCGCACGGGCGCGTGTACCggcggctggggctgggcccGCGCTCGCGCCTCGACCTGCTGCGGAACCTGGTGACGGCGCTGGTGCGGCACGAGCGCGTGGAGGCGCCCTGGGCGCGCGCCGACGAGATGCGGGGCTACGCCGAGCGG CTCATCGACTACGCCAAGCTGGGGGACACCAACGAGCGCGCCATGCGCCTGGCGAACTTCTGGCTGACG GAGAAGGACCTCATCCACAAGCTGTTCAAAGTGCTGGCACCCCGGTTCCAGACGCAGTCCGGCAACTACACCCGCCTGCTGCAGATCCCCAACCGCGACGAGCTCGATCGCGCAAAGATGGCAGTTATCGAGCTGAAGGGGAACCCCTTCCCACCGCTCATCTGCCAGCGCCGCGACACTGAGAAGACCTTGCTCAACCAGCTCCTGAAAGGCTACCGGGAGGACATGCAGCAGGCAGCCGCTCCACAGGCCCCCGAGGGCACCCCTGTGTAA